A single region of the Lates calcarifer isolate ASB-BC8 linkage group LG16_LG22, TLL_Latcal_v3, whole genome shotgun sequence genome encodes:
- the aprt gene encoding adenine phosphoribosyltransferase isoform X2 translates to MFRKASNLPGARDEEEEEAAEEAEEEEERRRRRMAADTESKLQLVHTHIRPFPDFPKKGILFRDICPILKDPAALTAVIDLFEEHVRKNHKQVDLIVGLDARGFLFGPLLAQRLGVGFVLVRKKGKLPGTTVSVAYDLEYGKAEAEIQEDAVAPGQKVLLIDDLLATGGTLYAACQLMKKQQAEVLGCMVVIELKELNGTDKLKPSQCFLPNSVLRTTTSQTAGAGAGAGAGAGVMSPRKQEAKHTVLHFSQC, encoded by the exons ATGTTCCGCAAGGCATCTAACCTGCCGGGAGCTCgagacgaagaagaagaagaagcagcagaagaagcagaagaagaagaagaaagaagaagaagaagaatggcAGCAGATACAGAATCTAAACTCCAGttggttcacacacacatccgaCCTTTTCCAGACTTTCCGAAGAAAGGCATCTTGTTCAG AGATATCTGTCCCATCCTGAAAGACCCAGCTGCTCTAACAGCAGTGATCGACCTGTTTGAAGAACATGTGAGGAAGAATCACAAGCAAGTTGATTTGATCGTAG GCTTAGATGCTCGTGGTTTCCTGTTTGGGCCTCTGCTCGCCCAGCGCCTGGGTGTTGGCTTTGTCCTGGTCAGGAAGAAAGGCAAACTGCCGGGTACTACTGTGTCTGTGGCATATGATTTGGAATATGGCAAG GCCGAGGCAGAGATCCAGGAGGATGCAGTGGCTCCAGGTCAGAAGGTTCTGCTCATTGATGACCTTCTGGCTACTGGAG gaACATTGTATGCAGCCTGTCAGCTGATGAAGAAGCAGCAGGCTGAGGTTCTGGGCTGCATGGTGGTCATCGAGCTAAAAGAACTGAATGGtactgacaaactgaaaccaTCACAGTGTTTTCTCCCTAATTCAGTACTGAGGACCACAACAAGTCAAACggcgggggcgggggcgggggcgggggcgggggcgggTGTCATGTCTCCAAGAAAACAAGAAGCCAAACACACGGTTTTACATTTCAGCCAATGCTGA
- the aprt gene encoding adenine phosphoribosyltransferase isoform X1: MMRLRPGHCGIQHYNRITLWETVTLNCNLSPTSERQQCSARHLTCRELETKKKKKQQKKQKKKKKEEEEEWQQIQNLNSSWFTHTSDLFQTFRRKASCSGLDARGFLFGPLLAQRLGVGFVLVRKKGKLPGTTVSVAYDLEYGKAEAEIQEDAVAPGQKVLLIDDLLATGGTLYAACQLMKKQQAEVLGCMVVIELKELNGTDKLKPSQCFLPNSVLRTTTSQTAGAGAGAGAGAGVMSPRKQEAKHTVLHFSQC; encoded by the exons ATGATGAGACTGAGACCAGGGCACTGTGGAATTCAGCACTACAACAGGATTACACTTTGGGAAACAGTCACCCTGAACTGCAATCTGAGTCCAACCTCTGAGAGGCAGCAATGTTCCGCAAGGCATCTAACCTGCCGGGAGCTCgagacgaagaagaagaagaagcagcagaagaagcagaagaagaagaagaaagaagaagaagaagaatggcAGCAGATACAGAATCTAAACTCCAGttggttcacacacacatccgaCCTTTTCCAGACTTTCCGAAGAAAGGCATCTTGTTCAG GCTTAGATGCTCGTGGTTTCCTGTTTGGGCCTCTGCTCGCCCAGCGCCTGGGTGTTGGCTTTGTCCTGGTCAGGAAGAAAGGCAAACTGCCGGGTACTACTGTGTCTGTGGCATATGATTTGGAATATGGCAAG GCCGAGGCAGAGATCCAGGAGGATGCAGTGGCTCCAGGTCAGAAGGTTCTGCTCATTGATGACCTTCTGGCTACTGGAG gaACATTGTATGCAGCCTGTCAGCTGATGAAGAAGCAGCAGGCTGAGGTTCTGGGCTGCATGGTGGTCATCGAGCTAAAAGAACTGAATGGtactgacaaactgaaaccaTCACAGTGTTTTCTCCCTAATTCAGTACTGAGGACCACAACAAGTCAAACggcgggggcgggggcgggggcgggggcgggggcgggTGTCATGTCTCCAAGAAAACAAGAAGCCAAACACACGGTTTTACATTTCAGCCAATGCTGA
- the tk2 gene encoding thymidine kinase 2, mitochondrial isoform X1 → MSGAPGGVTLLLRCVRLLPAHCAVRAGCNRGVRLGAGSVIVFQSRARSRTQHRTPGKLVRNGEDKKAVVCIEGNIASGKTTCLEYFSKTSNIEVLTEPVSKWRNVRGHNPLALMYQDPERWGITLQTYVQLTMLERHLSSIVAPVRMMERSIFSAKYIFVENLFRSGKMPEVDYAVLSEWFDWITANISIPVDLIVYLQTSPQTCHERLKQRCREEEKVIPLEYLESIHQLYEDWLIKRTSVPLPAPVLVIPADHDLQKMLHQYEENRDKILAASYV, encoded by the exons ATGTCGGGAGCTCCTGGTGGTGTGACCTTATTGTTGAGGTGTGTTCGGCTCTTGCCTGCTCACTGTGCTGTTAGAGCTGGCTGTAACAGAGGTGTAAGGCTCGGTGCTGGGAGCGTCATCGTATTCCAGAGCAGAGCACGCAGCCGTACGCAGCACAGAACCCCAG GGAAGCTTGTGCGGAATGGAGAGGATAAAAAAGCAGTG GTCTGTATTGAGGGAAACATTGCCAGTGGGAAGACGACGTGTCTGGAGTATTTCAGCAAAACTAGCAATATAGAg GTCCTTACAGAACCAGTCTCTAAATGGAGGAATGTCCGTGGACACAACCCTCTG GCTCTGATGTACCAGGATCCCGAGCGCTGGGGCATCACACTGCAGACCTATGTTCAGCTTACCATGCTGGAGAGACACTTGTCGTCCATA GTGGCTCCTGTCAGGATGATGGAGAGGTCCATCTTCAGTGCCAAGTACATCTTTGTGGAGAATCTCTTCAGAAG tggcaAAATGCCAGAGGTGGATTATGCTGTTCTCAGCGAGTGGTTTGATTGGATCACAGCTAACATTTCCATTCCTGTTGATCTGATTg tctaCCTGCAGACATCTCCTCAGACCTGCCATGAGAGGTTAaagcagagatgcagagaggaggagaaggtcaTTCCATTG GAGTATTTGGAGTCTATCCACCAGCTGTATGAGGACTGGCTCATCAAGCGTACCTCCGTCCCTCTTCCTGCTCCTGTTTTG gtcATTCCTGCTGACCATGACCTCCAGAAAATGCTGCATCAGTACGAAGAAAACCGTGACAAGATCCTAGCAGCTAGCTACGTCTGA
- the tk2 gene encoding thymidine kinase 2, mitochondrial isoform X2 — MLSSFQGKLVRNGEDKKAVVCIEGNIASGKTTCLEYFSKTSNIEVLTEPVSKWRNVRGHNPLALMYQDPERWGITLQTYVQLTMLERHLSSIVAPVRMMERSIFSAKYIFVENLFRSGKMPEVDYAVLSEWFDWITANISIPVDLIVYLQTSPQTCHERLKQRCREEEKVIPLEYLESIHQLYEDWLIKRTSVPLPAPVLVIPADHDLQKMLHQYEENRDKILAASYV; from the exons ATGTTGTCTTCCTTCCAAGGGAAGCTTGTGCGGAATGGAGAGGATAAAAAAGCAGTG GTCTGTATTGAGGGAAACATTGCCAGTGGGAAGACGACGTGTCTGGAGTATTTCAGCAAAACTAGCAATATAGAg GTCCTTACAGAACCAGTCTCTAAATGGAGGAATGTCCGTGGACACAACCCTCTG GCTCTGATGTACCAGGATCCCGAGCGCTGGGGCATCACACTGCAGACCTATGTTCAGCTTACCATGCTGGAGAGACACTTGTCGTCCATA GTGGCTCCTGTCAGGATGATGGAGAGGTCCATCTTCAGTGCCAAGTACATCTTTGTGGAGAATCTCTTCAGAAG tggcaAAATGCCAGAGGTGGATTATGCTGTTCTCAGCGAGTGGTTTGATTGGATCACAGCTAACATTTCCATTCCTGTTGATCTGATTg tctaCCTGCAGACATCTCCTCAGACCTGCCATGAGAGGTTAaagcagagatgcagagaggaggagaaggtcaTTCCATTG GAGTATTTGGAGTCTATCCACCAGCTGTATGAGGACTGGCTCATCAAGCGTACCTCCGTCCCTCTTCCTGCTCCTGTTTTG gtcATTCCTGCTGACCATGACCTCCAGAAAATGCTGCATCAGTACGAAGAAAACCGTGACAAGATCCTAGCAGCTAGCTACGTCTGA